Proteins from one Pelagicoccus sp. SDUM812003 genomic window:
- the trpS gene encoding tryptophan--tRNA ligase, whose amino-acid sequence MRILSGIQPSGILHAGNYFGMMKPSIELQDQGEAFYFIADYHSMTSLTDAKLRREYTQRVAIDFLACGLDPERAVLFKQSDVPEHVELSWMLSTVCPMGLLERCHSYKDKIAKGVSPNHGLFAYPVLMAADILIYDAEVVPVGQDQKQHVEVTRDLANKFNDLYGETFVVPEPRIRRDVAKVPGIDGGKMSKSYNNTVDIFGDQKAIKKRIMSIVMDSRSMEEPKPDAEENFAVQILKYVTDESTYQETLDALKAGGYGYGHLKKKLFECYWEYFAEARQRREELMANLDYVQEVLDKGAEKARSIASVVNKRARIACGLE is encoded by the coding sequence ATGAGAATTCTTTCCGGCATTCAACCCTCTGGCATCCTGCACGCAGGCAACTACTTCGGCATGATGAAGCCCTCCATCGAGCTTCAGGATCAAGGAGAAGCGTTCTACTTCATCGCCGACTACCATTCCATGACGTCGCTCACCGACGCGAAGTTGCGTCGTGAATACACCCAGCGGGTCGCCATCGACTTCCTGGCCTGTGGGCTCGACCCGGAGCGGGCGGTGCTTTTCAAGCAGTCCGACGTGCCGGAACACGTCGAACTCTCATGGATGCTTTCGACCGTTTGCCCAATGGGCCTTCTGGAGCGCTGCCACAGCTACAAGGACAAGATCGCCAAAGGCGTTTCGCCAAACCATGGCCTGTTCGCCTACCCGGTGCTCATGGCGGCCGACATTCTCATCTACGACGCCGAAGTGGTGCCGGTCGGACAGGACCAGAAGCAGCACGTGGAAGTCACCCGCGACCTCGCCAACAAGTTCAACGACCTCTACGGCGAAACCTTCGTCGTGCCGGAGCCGCGCATACGCCGGGACGTGGCCAAGGTTCCAGGGATCGACGGCGGCAAGATGAGCAAAAGCTATAACAATACCGTCGACATCTTCGGCGACCAGAAGGCCATCAAGAAACGCATCATGAGCATCGTCATGGACAGCCGAAGCATGGAGGAGCCGAAGCCGGACGCAGAAGAGAATTTCGCCGTGCAGATCCTCAAGTACGTGACCGACGAGAGCACCTACCAGGAAACCCTGGATGCGCTCAAAGCGGGCGGCTACGGCTACGGGCACCTGAAAAAGAAGCTCTTCGAATGCTACTGGGAGTATTTCGCCGAGGCACGTCAGCGTCGTGAGGAGCTGATGGCCAACCTCGACTACGTGCAGGAGGTGCTGGACAAGGGGGCGGAAAAGGCTCGCTCCATCGCTTCGGTCGTCAACAAACGGGCTCGGATCGCCTGCGGCTTGG